The following are encoded together in the Juglans microcarpa x Juglans regia isolate MS1-56 chromosome 2D, Jm3101_v1.0, whole genome shotgun sequence genome:
- the LOC121250483 gene encoding ankyrin repeat-containing protein ITN1-like isoform X2: MRGHIDVIRELLTAQPQTIFLVNLDGYNILHLCVQYNSLDALKLLVESSTNDDFVNSKDDDGNSILHLATMLGQAKTIKYLLSIPEIKRKANAMNRIGNTALDVSEAACDRDFKCPKIQDILKAAGVKRSKDLNSSPLPTLVLPAETHEPTQSFTGEQSAQSWFRKWWSYFYLCVWAKYLEYQGNWVDETRGTLMLVATVIATMTFQAGINPPGGVWQQDTTNGTFGCNSSMCAAGTAILSYSETYIDFLSFNTTSFVAALTVVLLVTSGFPLRSKGFIWFLTLTMFIAIYSVVVAYIKAVKLVNPTHFQDYSLITTVLPGIWLLLQQVLGAIHVIRFLFWMIRKLFKFLRRCRLTKRPANDAVNV, translated from the exons ATGAGAGGACACATAGATGTAATTAGAGAATTGCTTACTGCCCAACCACAAACAATCTTTCTGGTGAATCTAGACGGATACAACATTTTACATTTGTGTGTTCAATATAATAGTTTGGATGCTCTGAAACTGTTGGTGGAATCCTCTACTAATGATGATTTCGTCAACTCCAAAGACGATGATGGTAACTCCATATTGCACTTAGCTACGATGCTCGGGCAGGCGAAG ACCATAAAATACTTGCTTTCAATAccagaaataaaaagaaaggcCAATGCCATGAATAGGATTGGTAACACAGCTTTGGACGTCTCAGAGGCAGCTTGTGATAGAGATTTCAAATGTCCTAAAATCCAAGACATTCTGAAGGCAGCCGGTGTTAAAAGATCCAAAGATCTAAATTCTTCTCCACTACCAACACTAGTACTGCCTGCGGAAACACATGAACCAACTCAATCCTTTACTGGAGAACAGTCGGCTCAATCATGGTTTAGGAAATGGtggagttacttttatttgtgtGTATGGGCTAAATATTTGGAGTATCAGGGAAATTGGGTCGATGAGACTCGAGGCACGTTGATGTTGGTGGCTACTGTGATTGCAACCATGACTTTCCAAGCTGGGATCAACCCACCAGGTGGTGTTTGGCAACAAGACACGACAAATGGTACTTTCGGGTGTAATTCTTCGATGTGTGCAGCCGGCACAGCAATTCTATCTTATTCCGAAACATATATTGATTTCTTGTCTTTCAACACCACCTCTTTCGTTGCAGCTCTAACCGTTGTGCTTTTGGTCACTAGTGGATTTCCACTTAGAAGCAAGGGCTTTATATGGTTTCTGACCTTAACCATGTTTATTGCAATTTATTCCGTGGTAGTGGCCTATATCAAGGCAGTGAAATTGGTGAACCCAACTCATTTTCAAGACTATTCACTGATTACCACCGTATTACCAGGAATCTGGCTTTTACTGCAACAGGTTCTTGGCGCGATTCACGTAATTCGctttttattttggatgattAGGAAGTTGTTCAAATTCTTGAGACGCTGCAGGTTAACGAAACGTCCAGCAAACGATGCCGTCAACgtgtaa
- the LOC121249232 gene encoding uncharacterized mitochondrial protein AtMg00810-like yields the protein MALLVYVDDVLLVSDDLQQIQLLKKFLHDQFTIKDLGPLKYFLGLEIARSKTGISLCQRKYAMDILQDTSNLGSKPAAFPMESNLKLTADDPELYEDPSEYRRLFGRLLYFTITRPDLAYSVQVFSQFLAKQVVSHHKAAMRVLRYLKATPRQGLFFSSSSELQLKAFSDSDWAGCIDTRRSIIGFTTFLGNSLISWKSKKQATISRSSA from the coding sequence ATGGCATtacttgtttatgttgatgatgtgcTGCTAGTAAGTGATGATTTGCAGCAAATTCAGCTCTTGAAGAAGTTCTTACATGATCAATTTACCATTAAAGATTTGGGAccattgaaatattttcttggccTAGAAATAGCAAGATCAAAAACTGGTATTTCACTTTGTCAACGAAAATATGCCATGGACATATTACAAGACACTAGTAACCTAGGCTCAAAGCCTGCTGCATTTCCAATGGAATCAAATCTCAAACTCACTGCTGATGATCCAGAACTTTATGAAGATCCATCAGAATATAGGAGACTATTTGGTAGATTGTTATACTTCACAATCACTAGACCAGATCTTGCCTATTCTGTCCAAGTGTTCAGTCAGTTTCTAGCAAAACAAGTTGTCAGCCATCACAAAGCAGCAATGAGAGTCCTCAGATATCTGAAAGCTACACCACGGCAGGGTTtgtttttctcatcatcttcagAACTTCAGCTCAAAGCCTTCTCAGACAGTGACTGGGCAGGCTGCATTGACACTAGGAGAAGCATAATAGGTTTTACAACATTTTTGGGCAATTCCCTAATTTCATGGAAGTCCAAAAAGCAAGCCACAATTAGTAGATCCTCTGCTTAA
- the LOC121250483 gene encoding ankyrin repeat-containing protein ITN1-like isoform X1, translating into MDTSLGNADNTVALYEASLVGCVSTLNTLVQRDRLILHKISLTSFTETPLHIAALLGHLRFTNALLSRKPKLAEKVDSLGRTALHLACAEGHTQVVKALLQANADICLAPDQEERIPLHLAAMRGHIDVIRELLTAQPQTIFLVNLDGYNILHLCVQYNSLDALKLLVESSTNDDFVNSKDDDGNSILHLATMLGQAKTIKYLLSIPEIKRKANAMNRIGNTALDVSEAACDRDFKCPKIQDILKAAGVKRSKDLNSSPLPTLVLPAETHEPTQSFTGEQSAQSWFRKWWSYFYLCVWAKYLEYQGNWVDETRGTLMLVATVIATMTFQAGINPPGGVWQQDTTNGTFGCNSSMCAAGTAILSYSETYIDFLSFNTTSFVAALTVVLLVTSGFPLRSKGFIWFLTLTMFIAIYSVVVAYIKAVKLVNPTHFQDYSLITTVLPGIWLLLQQVLGAIHVIRFLFWMIRKLFKFLRRCRLTKRPANDAVNV; encoded by the exons ATGGATACAAGTCTTGGTAATGCAGATAATACAGTCGCACTCTATGAAGCCTCACTTGTTGGGTGCGTAAGCACCTTGAACACATTGGTGCAAAGGGATAGACTCATTCTTCACAAAATCTCCCTCACATCCTTCACCGAAACCCCCTTACACATTGCAGCTTTGCTTGGCCACCTTCGTTTTACTAATGCTCTTTTAAGCAGAAAACCCAAACTTGCTGAAAAAGTGGACTCATTAGGCCGAACTGCCCTTCACTTGGCCTGTGCAGAGGGACACACCCAGGTTGTGAAAGCATTGTTGCAAGCAAACGCAGACATCTGCTTAGCTCCTGATCAAGAGGAGAGAATCCCTCTCCACTTAGCCGCAATGAGAGGACACATAGATGTAATTAGAGAATTGCTTACTGCCCAACCACAAACAATCTTTCTGGTGAATCTAGACGGATACAACATTTTACATTTGTGTGTTCAATATAATAGTTTGGATGCTCTGAAACTGTTGGTGGAATCCTCTACTAATGATGATTTCGTCAACTCCAAAGACGATGATGGTAACTCCATATTGCACTTAGCTACGATGCTCGGGCAGGCGAAG ACCATAAAATACTTGCTTTCAATAccagaaataaaaagaaaggcCAATGCCATGAATAGGATTGGTAACACAGCTTTGGACGTCTCAGAGGCAGCTTGTGATAGAGATTTCAAATGTCCTAAAATCCAAGACATTCTGAAGGCAGCCGGTGTTAAAAGATCCAAAGATCTAAATTCTTCTCCACTACCAACACTAGTACTGCCTGCGGAAACACATGAACCAACTCAATCCTTTACTGGAGAACAGTCGGCTCAATCATGGTTTAGGAAATGGtggagttacttttatttgtgtGTATGGGCTAAATATTTGGAGTATCAGGGAAATTGGGTCGATGAGACTCGAGGCACGTTGATGTTGGTGGCTACTGTGATTGCAACCATGACTTTCCAAGCTGGGATCAACCCACCAGGTGGTGTTTGGCAACAAGACACGACAAATGGTACTTTCGGGTGTAATTCTTCGATGTGTGCAGCCGGCACAGCAATTCTATCTTATTCCGAAACATATATTGATTTCTTGTCTTTCAACACCACCTCTTTCGTTGCAGCTCTAACCGTTGTGCTTTTGGTCACTAGTGGATTTCCACTTAGAAGCAAGGGCTTTATATGGTTTCTGACCTTAACCATGTTTATTGCAATTTATTCCGTGGTAGTGGCCTATATCAAGGCAGTGAAATTGGTGAACCCAACTCATTTTCAAGACTATTCACTGATTACCACCGTATTACCAGGAATCTGGCTTTTACTGCAACAGGTTCTTGGCGCGATTCACGTAATTCGctttttattttggatgattAGGAAGTTGTTCAAATTCTTGAGACGCTGCAGGTTAACGAAACGTCCAGCAAACGATGCCGTCAACgtgtaa